The Toxoplasma gondii ME49 chromosome XII, whole genome shotgun sequence genome includes a region encoding these proteins:
- a CDS encoding rhoptry kinase family protein (incomplete catalytic triad) (encoded by transcript TGME49_308096~Gene product name based on ToxoDB Community Expert Annotation.~Signal peptide predicted by SignalP 2.0 HMM (probability 0.981) with cleavage site probability 0.816 at residue 24), producing MATDARRLATGLVLLTCLVWRAGAFQPSPPTARANELTSGIPGEAPENTAEERGIGDISDYPHSVVDDAADISGGTVPEGPGSPASTSGSGGVFNRLFSRFRQVSGSTQGRGVADEPQQGPRPSLRERLAQHFRRLRVLFGRLMPRWGFGFGRHVGRWWPRRWPDPLFPCMEPGDEFIRYLVRAKKDRIGFYRRGMVEGYEVEVKAVTAAIWPQNTAREVASLLDRRKRTLRVVGAFGRSVRSVLYLAQDVETQEHIAAEVFTLTGESRGLDLQRVHDNLFLSAAFLAESPVLSRDRRRLLLPYDAVTVPSQPPFEELNPGQSNYPVANYFLLMPPPMMSLETLHRIVDHEEFLTGDIGRVVRMVLTAELIRIAANIQIRGLVHGRITSETLFIMPDGRLMLGDVSALRKVGTRGPVSSVPVTYAPREFLSNTETAAFTHALDAWQLGLVIHRIWCLILPFGLVTPRMKRSGRRPSMRVPGLDVLSVEACTPMPDAVEMLVRHFLNFNTRKRLLPLTAMGTPEFRQLQLDISTSLSSK from the coding sequence ATGGCGACGGACGCCAGGAGACTAGCCACCGGCCTTGTCTTGTTAACGTGCCTGGTATGGCGGGCAGGCGCATTTCAGCCATCGCCTCCAACCGCCAGAGCCAATGAGCTGACGTCGGGCATTCCCGGTGAGGCTCCGGAGAACACTGCGGAGGAGCGAGGAATCGGAGACATCTCAGATTACCCTCATTCAGTGGTCGACGATGCGGCCGATATTAGCGGTGGCACAGTTCCCGAAGGGCCAGGATCGCCTGCCAGCACATCTGGGTCTGGGGGTGTCTTCAACAGATTATTTAGCAGATTTCGTCAGGTAAGTGGATCCACACAAGGCAGGGGAGTCGCCGACGAACCTCAGCAGGGGCCGCGACCGTCACTTCGGGAGAGACTTGCTCAGCACTTCCGCAGGCTGAGGGTCTTGTTTGGGCGCCTTATGCCGAGGTGGGGCTTTGGATTCGGTCGCCATGTAGGCAGGTGGTGGCCAAGGAGGTGGCCGGACCCGCTGTTTCCTTGTATGGAACCGGGGGATGAGTTCATTCGCTACCTGGTtagagcgaagaaagaccgGATTGGTTTCTACCGCCGGGGAATGGTGGAAGGATACGAGGTGGAGGTTAAAGCTGTGACGGCAGCTATTTGGCCCCAGAATACTGCCAGAGAAGTGGCGTCGCTGttggacagaagaaaaaggacacTGAGAGTGGTTGGGGCTTTTGGACGAAGTGTTCGATCTGTCTTGTATCTGGCGCAAGATGTGGAGACTCAAGAGCATATAGCTGCAGAGGTCTTCACTCTGACCGGCGAGAGTCGAGGGTTGGACCTTCAGCGTGTGCATGACAACTTGTTTCTCTCAGCGGCGTTTCTTGCTGAGAGCCCTGTGCTGTCAAGGGACAGGAGGCGTCTTTTGCTTCCCTACGATGCTGTGACAGTTCCGTCTCAACCCCCCTTCGAGGAACTGAATCCAGGACAGAGCAACTATCCAGTAGCGAACTATTTCCTCCTCATGCCCCCGCCAATGATGAGCCTTGAGACGCTCCATAGAATAGTCGATCACGAAGAATTCCTCACGGGCGACATCGGCCGAGTAGTACGTATGGTCTTGACTGCGGAACTCATAAGAATTGCAGCAAACATTCAGATCCGCGGACTTGTGCACGGACGTATCACATCAGAAACCCTTTTCATTATGCCTGATGGCCGCCTGATGCTGGGGGATGTATCCGCGTTGAGGAAGGTCGGAACCCGAGGACCGGTGTCGAGTGTTCCAGTCACCTATGCCCCACGAGAGTTCTTGTCGAACACAGAGACGGCGGCATTTACACACGCACTCGATGCGTGGCAATTAGGCCTCGTTATACATCGAATTTGGTGCCTCATCTTGCCTTTCGGACTGGTGACACCTCGAATGAAGAGATCAGGGAGGAGGCCAAGCATGCGTGTTCCAGGACTAGACGTTCTGTCAGTCGAAGCGTGCACGCCAATGCCCGACGCTGTAGAGATGCTAGTGAGGCACTTTCTCAATTTCAACACTCGAAAACGCCTGCTTCCCCTGACAGCCATGGGGACGCCTGAATTCCGCCAGCTACAGCTCGACATATCCACCAGCCTGTCATCAAAATAA